The Gopherus evgoodei ecotype Sinaloan lineage chromosome 8, rGopEvg1_v1.p, whole genome shotgun sequence genome includes a region encoding these proteins:
- the LOC115655972 gene encoding LOW QUALITY PROTEIN: hepatitis A virus cellular receptor 1 homolog (The sequence of the model RefSeq protein was modified relative to this genomic sequence to represent the inferred CDS: inserted 2 bases in 1 codon) codes for MAPCFILKRILMVLFTGLTVSGCPVRGVVGQNVTLPCKYRVNHQNDVTTMCWGRGSCPSSQLXTDGRRVTERQSSRYRSEGNLAQGDVSLTIVNAAEADGGMYCCRVEIPGWFNDQLNNLEIVIERVAAHATQVSSSVTPRWLSISSPEAPWAGICTIHDS; via the exons ATGGCTCCTTGCTTCAtcctgaagaggatcctaatggtcCTATTTACAG GTCTCACAGTGTCAGGCTGTCCAGTGAGAGGAGTGGTGGGTCAGAATGTCACTTTGCCCTGTAAATACCGAGTTAATCACCAAAATGACGTCACAACCATGTGCTGGGGCCGGGGCAGCTGTCCTTCTTCTCAGCT GACAGATGGACGGAGGGTAACAGAGCGTCAGTCCAGCAGATACCGGTCAGAAGGGAATCTCGCTCAGGGGGATGTATCCCTCACCATAGTGAATGCAGCAGAAGCAGACGGAGGGATGTACTGCTGCCGTGTGGAGATCCCTGGTTGGTTCAATGATCAGCTGAACAATCTGGAAATTGTGATTGAGAGAG tTGCTGCACATGCCACCCAGGTTTCCTCTTCTGTCACACCAAGATGGCTATCGATTTCCAGTCCAGAAGCCCCTTGGGCT